A region of the Micropterus dolomieu isolate WLL.071019.BEF.003 ecotype Adirondacks linkage group LG10, ASM2129224v1, whole genome shotgun sequence genome:
actcgggaaagattgtgaaaatggaaggatttaaccggagtagtggtgattacatattgacaacatatttctgtggtttttacatggtttgaatttggttgtggacCCAGGGGGGTGTATATAATTATGATAGAGAGTGATCAAGTGTCACGATtagtggtgtggaggcaggctggaggacccaaacgcaggacacagagcagagcaggtatGGTTCAACGGGGGTTTATTGatggaaaacaaactaaaggcgagcacactcACTGACAGAGTGGCTGGTTAACAGATTCCAAAAAACAAGGTGATCCTAACAGAAACCCAAATGTACAGggagacaagacaagcaaggctggttgcAGGCAGGCACGAGAGACTgaggggtaacatgaacaatgaccagacaaagacaagacagaaacaccaggtatatatacacagggactaacaagaagggcgggagcaacacaggtgacagacatgagactaacgaggcagagagagagagagcagaggaaaacagagagacttgacatgacaagcagacctggggcagagtgaataagcgagaacacagaactagaacacagtacagagcttaacagagaacacaagacccggagtaaacactaaagacatgaactaaCGTACAAGACCAAGAACATGACATGGAATCAAAGAccaactaaataacagataatgaacTGACCACACAATAACTCAGaggaactcaaaacacaacagactacatagcagatactggacaccagacaggacagaacccaaaactcaacatactaaggcagataccaaacccaaaagtgcaacacaaaggatggacaaaaccggcagagcgtgacatcAAGAGGTGAatattatactttgtcaaataaagcaagccaggcagccttcgtgtttgagaacggtgttttttaatcgcccactagagggctgcagtgccacaataaccagcctagttcaaatgaaagaaatgaacAAGATGACTCAAataaagattagttcattttaatgaacgagatttgatgattcgagtctgtcaaaagagtagaacttgccatcactacttCAGAACATTGCAGTCATCGCGGCAGGTCACGTCAGAAACATCCGCCGTTGCACTATTACGTTgcttatgctgcgttccagacaactgggaaatttccgacTTCCAACTAGAAAAAGCACTGTGTcacttgaagtcggatttcctactcggagaactcggagaaaaaatatgtacccaGACTTCACGAGTAGCAAACGAATGTCACACAGCAATgacagctcccatggaagcacacattgtaaatggtaaaccataaattgaaaggcaaagtaaagtattaaattaaaataatacatactagtaTCAAATAATAAAACTTGGTCTGCATGTAAAttaatgtagaaatatgttgccaatgttattaggtagctggttacagtaaacaatctctgaaagtcatcttctctacccaaaagttattcaggaaaatgttaaaaatgccaagaAATGTGAAAACGTTTGGAAATATAGCCTACAACTTTTGGCgacttttgaggattaccaGAAGGATACACATTTAACAAGTAATGTATATTTatcacttgtttttaaataaagtgcCCATCCTTTTATTAGCCTAACACCAGTGCAATGCTGGGTGTTTAACTGTGCATAAATTTGCCAAAGAAACAGaagtttgtcacggtcagccatgtttattgtttaaatttagcgtcatgcaccaccatgcaacTGAAACGCTTTGGGGTCAGAAGTCCCTGGTTTAcagctttttatatacagtctaaggtttacagccaaactcagacagctaaagCCTCGATTATACTCGGGAGCGCATGCGGACACATACAGATGTGGACCCCTTGGATACagactgttttttttaccactttatttgcattttcaatAAGGCATCATTATAACACTGCATAGACCTACCATATAAGAGAACCTCGGAGAATCTTAAGGCACTATTCTTTTCCAGCATTTTCAATGACCGAAAAAGAATTTTCAAATCATTAATGAACGCATTAAAACTTGGTGTAGCTTTTAAAAATCTATACAAAATTTTGCTATGATGAAGATATTATTACACAAGAACTcaatgtctttgttttccataaAACAACCAAACTTCACCTTATGGTAATCAAACACAGGTATTACATTCTTTGTACCTAACCAATCAAATATTCTGTCCCACAACAATTTAACGACATTACAGCTGTAGAAAAGATGTTCCTGAGATTAAATATCAGTctgacaaaacatacaaacattaaaatctaaattaaatcttactctttttcattcatttcttgGATAAATatcattaattgtttttaaatgaacctCTTTCATTTTAGGAAACAACATAAATGTTAATTCGAACCTTGATAGTGTCAACTCTTGAAAGTCTTTCAGACAAAACCTTTCTTTTCACTGGTAGAGGAAAACAATCTTTTGTCATCAATGACCTCAAAAGTTTCTTATCACATTTACTATCTAAGAAATTATGCTTATCAACAAAGAGTATAGCAGATATCACAGCAGAGTATTGTAACATTCCttttatccttttatttaataaCTCCATTCAttactttaaaatcaatcacacgttccacacatgcgcagtagatcggTTGTTGACCTGGTAGCGCTAGTCGCCAGGTCACGTACCCCATCTGATGACGATTTTTTCGTCACGCGTATCCTAGTGGACCCTCGCATAAAATCGTGAATATCTTGCATTATCTATTCCATATTTTACTGGAagagcctccggctgcagctgtggcagcttcaggtgtagtttgatcagctggacgtgcagcctctttagtgtagttaagtgtcttgtttaaacagacttaTTACTTGTTTTATACATGTTACTGTCATTTTTGGAGGTTTGTGACTCACCAATGAAGTAAAAAGTGCTTGCGGAGAACTTTCAATTGagtttattgatcgaaagttaacaCACTAATTttccattgtttattttcaacacatgtataaaaaaaaattacttaaatttgtttcccataacttatttggtcactaaactatttcaatCCTCTTCTctcattaaaatataaaaaaaactcccAAGCTTTAGTCTTTCCCTTGTATAATACTACCCGTGAGGATGATCTGATTTGGATGAAAAGAATCTGATCCAATTTCCCAaaacttttatgtaacagttatttgaaacaaacaaaaaatagataaccttgcttgtccataacaacaataaaaataaaaataggctaccaatcaactactatggcttcaacaggtggcattttatacAAGGTATTGAAtaaagtactctattggtatcagtatcactttaagggttcagattttggtactggtatcataAAAtcttaaacgatacccaaccctactaactatgaacataacagacattttctcatttcactttatttttcataattttttcaacagcagcagctggaaaactttccctctccttcaccgtcagagttggagatgacgtcactttgccttgtgaaaatgtgatagacGGTCAGCAAGAATGTGAAAATACTATATGGCTCTTTGTTGATTcaggaaacacagcagcagtacagCTGGCTAAACTTGGGCAGATTGTTGAAAACACCaaagctaaatcagacagactgagtgttacagagaactgttctctggttataaaGAAGGTCACAGTCGAGGATGTTGGTCGTTACACCTGCAGACAGTTCATATCAGGACAACAAGTTCCAGACTCTCAggtttatctgtctgttattaccagtgagtatttccatcataatgttttcagctcaaactgtcttgttagaacaatatactgaaacattacaataattatgatcacagtgatgaagttaactttactcttgttgtctttctctcacaatatctccatcttcaccagtgactgaacGTAAGGACGCTGATAAGGAGACATTGTGGTGCTCTGTGTTGAAATATAGACAGTTCTGTAGTCACACAGTGAAGTGGCTGTATGAGGGTAAAGATGTGGACAAAgataacaaagacatgaagacatGGCAGGCTGACTGCTACGCCGCTGTGTCTTTCCTGGATTCTCATTTTAGTTACAAATCAAAGTCTAACttgaagtgtgaagtgacagatggtgactctggaaaagtgcagctgttcaccttcagccctcagtcctcaggtgagaaaacaggtgagaatatGCTGAGCTGTTCAAGATGactaaaaccaccaaaacatttgtttatctgATGACTTTTAAAGATGACATCATTCTTTCTCATTTAGTGACAGCAGATGATAAACATGAGGGATTTTCTAACACAACAGTTTCTTGGGTTGTGTTATTTCATTCATGCAGGTGAcgcacaaacaacaacaacaacaacaacaactgaaaacacaaaatcagtgacagccacaacaacaaccaatgaaacCTCAATAAAACTACAAGGTAGAAACTCATCTTTCTCtagagtctctctgtcttcctgtcagcctctttctctccctgtgaatcattattaataaattattttgcgTACTGCTGGAGTACAAGTACTGCTCTAAAGTCTAAAGCATGAATGTCAGAGCGATACTCGGCTGTAGGTGAAGATTTTCCGTCTCAGATGTGTTCACACAAAATAATATCACAAATTAGATGCTCTTCTCTTAGTTACAGAAtttgaaacaaaacataaagCTGAAggcaaaaaagtttaatatttctATTCCCTTTCCAGGTTTGCTGGTCAAGGTGTTTCTGGGAGTTGCAGCTCTCTTAAtaactgttgttattgttgttgctcTCATCAGATGGAAGAAAACTAAAGGTGAGAGCAACCACAGATATTATAAACAAGAAGTTTTGATGAACCTGGATTTTTATTGTTGAAGCTAAAGTCGactctcttttgtctcttcaggaaaaaaaccccagatggatgaaaacactgTGAGTTTTACGGCTGAGTAATCAAATGTTTCTACAGTTATGACAGAGCTGAAtcagctgctctctgacagAGNNNNNNNNNNNNNNNNNNNNNNNNNNNNNNNNNNNNNNNNNNNNNNNNNNNNNNNNNNNNNNNNNNNNNNNNNNNNNNNNNNNNNNNNNNNNNNNNNNNNTTCTAGTGATGATGGCAGTGAATGAAAACACTTCTctcatttaatgttgtgtaatttctgtgttgtgctgtttgtctcttttccaggttctgggtaaagatggtgatgatgaagatgatgcagtgacctacagcagcgtgaaagcttcctcttcttctgctggagCCTCAGCTGATCCCAGCGACCTCTACGCCACCgtcaacaaaccaaacaaataagagACCACAGTGTAGTTACAGCTCATATCATTACAGGTAATTTACACTGAGaactgataaatgttttattatttgaattattttatgataataTATGGGACATTTAGCTTGATGAACTTGCTGTCAGGCACTTTAATGTGCTAGTGCTGTGTTGTAGTTAAACATGTATTAGTTTTTACTGTCATTTCTGTATCAGCTTTTATTGTTTGATATGCAGTCattttaacatctatatctctgTTCAggttattttttatgttctgtgtgaaagtaattaaagcaaacTAAGAGGAAATGCTCATTTTGACTGAGTCACTTTTGAGAGTCGAATGAGAGGAAACTATGGAAACAACACAAGGCTTAAAATTTCAATGGTGTTAATTCCAGATACTTCAGGTCAGTGTGAACTTCATACCAGCTCATGTCAGCCAGAAGAGAAGACGGTCTGAGTACATTTAAAGATACAGATAGTTACAACATTTCTCTTTAAGAAGCAACTTGAGATTTACACGTAGAAGAagcagagaggaaagagagatagagagatggTTGAGTTCAGATGGATTAAAGTGTCTTTATTTCTCATGCTGGCGCTTCACTTTACAGGTAAGGATGATAACATgtattaattgattaatgttAGTATTACTTAATACCTAGCCTTTTCTACCCAAACACATTCAAGTAATATGTTTTTATCCCAGCAAGGTAAATGGTGAACTCTTGCAAACCAAGTCTGAAGCACAAAAGCAGAGTTTTGCCGCATGTCATCATTTCgtcgctggttgtcgaggtggtatCCAGCAAacaatgtgggctttgtagatcattggcacactttctggggaagacctggtcagattcatccatcccacttgggaaggagcagctctcatttctagaaatctggccaaatttattagtggaccaaatccatgacaacccagagttgagaccaggaggcagagtcgcagtttaacacacttctctgctcctccatttcaggagttacctaGTCAAAACCCTATTGTGATgatgtctgtcccccgaccattggAATTATATAAATCAAAGGTTaatagaagaggagctgtgcataaaaacctcgtAAACATTAAAACCACAAGTGCAATAGAGTAAAAGAACAGGAGAACTAAacgtggactcttaaacatcagatccctctcctctaaaggtgtactagtaaattaaTTGATATGAGATAAGATATGAGAATATTgatttgtcttactgaaacctggctgggtgatggagaatatgttagcctaaatgaatccacccctcccagtcatattaatactcacattcctcgaggcacaggccgaggaggtggagttgcagctatcttcgactctagcctactaatcagctctaaacctaaactaaactataactcatttgaaagtcttgttcttagtctttcgcacccaagttggagatcactgcaaccaattctctttgttatagtgtaccgagcacctggtccgtactctgaattcttatctgaatttgcagagtttttgtcaactttagtccttaaaacggacaaagttattattgtaggggattttaatattcatgtggacgttgagaatgacagcttcagtactgcgtttatctctctgttagattcctttggcttctctcagagtgttcatgaaccgactcactgttttaaccacacccttgaccttgttttggtgtatggtattgaaattgaacatttaatagtgttcccacagaatccctctttatccgaccactgtttgataacttttgagtttgtattgctgaactactcgccattgggcaaaaatttctatgcaagatgtctgtctgatagtgctgtagctaaatttagggatgtgattccatcagctctaaatacattatctagtcacaaagtaacggaggactcctatgctaatttcagtcccgcCCAAAtggatcatcttgttgatagtgctgcaggctcgctgcgaatgacactcgactctgtagcccgtctaaaaaagaaaataataaaacaaagacggttaacTCCATtttataatactgaaactcgcaaattaaaggtCAAGGTCACCTTAcattataaaatacaacaagCAGCACTAGTAAAAAGCATCATAAAaacagcataaaaataaaaacatgaacagtcAAATGGGAATCAGTGTTGTGTATTATTAAAGTAAGTATGCTAGTTTAAAAAGATGAGTTTGGAGCGCAGGTTTGAGATTTGTAATAGAGTCCAGTGTACAGACGTGGGGAGTTCCAGAGTTTGGGTGAAGCATAGAAGAGGGCCCTAGCACCCATTGTACTGAGGTTGATGGTTGTTAGTGCCAAAAGACTTGTTGTAAAAGACTGCAGGGAACGAGATGGAGTGTAGGTCTGAATGAGATCAGTAAGATAAGCAGGAGACAGTTTGTGTAGGGCTTTGAATGTTAGTAATaatatttaagttaagttaatCCTAGGTAGATGATAAATAATAGGAGTCCTAGCACGGAACCCTGCGGTACTCCGTAATGGACTCCACTTATAGACAGTGCCTCCAATTCCTATATTTGCCAGACTGTCCATGAGGAGGGGATGTGATACAACGTCAAAAGCTGCTGTGAGGTCAAGGAGGATGAGAATGGAAAGTAGACTGGACAGATCAGAGCAAGGCCACCTCCCATACCCCCAGAGTGTGGTTTGGATATGTAGCCAGGTGGAGCTGCTGAATTTAGATGAAGGAAATCTTTTTGTGGTCGCCGTGTttctgtgaaacaaaaaaaatccagtttGTGATCTGTGATGAAGTCATTGACTAGGGGGGCTTTATTGGCAATAGAGAGGATGTTGAAGAGAGCAAACATATGGCAggtcatgtgtgtatgtgtgtcttgaTGATTTGGCTAGTGGAGTTAGAACGCGCAAGTCAACACACACCGTGTACTGTGCGGGCGGGATGCCCTGTGCTTAATAACAGTCGGGTAAACTGGAATGGTGTAATGACAGATGAGGCCAGAAGGGGGCTGTAGCTGGAGGAACTGTACTCTGAGGTGGCAGTGTGAGACACCAGGAAGATACTGGGGAAGGGGTGTGTGATGTAAACAGTCTTTCACTGGAGTAGACTGTACAACGTGTTGCGTGTTAACCGCCAGTATTTGGCTACCCAGCCTGTTTGGGTGGACTCCGTCTGTCTTTAAAAGGGAGGAACGCCCCCAAAACAAGTTAACATTTTCTATATAACTGATATTGCATGCTCTGCAGGTGGAGTTAGTTATGGAGGCTGAGGATTCTGGAGAAGCGCCCGGCTCCACGGGCCAGTGTGGGAATAGGACCAGAAATAAGAACGGACTTTACTACTTAAAAAGCTTTTAAGGTCATTAAAATCCTTTTTGGTCAGCACTGACTGCTCATGAGCTGCATCGTTTGTCCCCACATGGACAATCCCTCGGTGTATGGTGGGTGGAAGTGAGCTCAGCCGTCCTGGGAGCTTATCCAGGAGGGTAGGGACCGTGGCTCcagggaagcagtgagtggttgCATCAAAGAAACGGATGTTCCTGATTATGGAGTCCCCAACTATTTATGTAGTTTGAGAGAAAAGGGGACGATGAGATGACAGTTGTAGGTTTTTGGATCGGGCAGTGCAGAATTAACTTCCTCAGTATGTGTTGACTGAGAATGGGACTTGTGGACAGGCAAATGTCGTGTTGAGGGAGGAAGGTCTGAACTGGGAGAGGGATTTCCTGCTGTCACAGGGCATTGACAGCCTCCAGGCCATCTCTGCACAGCCTCCCTCACAATCCTAGCTGGAGGGTTGACCGTAGTGTCGGGAGGCATTATAGGCAGACCGGGGTCAAGATCGGGACATGCTGGGCCTGCAAGTGTATCCGCTGTGTGTACCGGAGTTTCGTGAGACACTAGCCTAGGCTAGCTCGTGTGTATGGATGCTAGCTTACTCACTTTCTGAAAGTTGTTTTCAGTGaatgttgtttgtttggttgttgTTGATGATGTCGTAGCTGCCTCATAGTTTCTACTGAAGTCACACCTGTCAAGCCAGCCTCCACTTCTAATGTTTCCTCACTTCTAAAGCTTAAAAGCTCCTTGTGCTGCTGCTTGGCGATGCCTAACACGTATCTCCACTCATTAGTAGTTGCGAGATATAACTAGAGCTGGAAACTCACGCagtattttctcatttaacCTCTGGTGGCTTTAAGCAATTCAgatagtttagttttatttccaaaaacaaCGTCCACGTTACTATACTACTATAAAATCTAGATCCAATGCAAACTGTCCAGCAGCCAGTCAGATAAAGATCAGATCTGACAGTAACTAATGGTGCGTTCAGGGTCTGCTGACTCAACTGTGAACTGTGttcagtttcaaaacatcagCAGTAAACTGGGAGGAACATTTTGGATTTGGGGTACCACATAAACACTCCCTCTCTGGTCAGTCAGCTGCAGGAACATGTGACAGTTTGGGGTAGCCTCCTTTTGATttaatatactatatatttatttattttactttaattaattacttaatttcCTTCTGCGTGTCCTTCGTTACCACAGAAACACTTCCTCTCTCAGTGGCAGAAACATGTAACAGTAGCTGACGGTGCGTTCAGGTGCTGTcaggttatttcttatctccttgtgttaaatgtgggtcagtgatgtgaaagttgtcagttaaagtgtgtcagagtgagggtttgtttgtgtttcacaggtgaataatgatgaagatgaagatgatggtgtGGTGAACTATGAAAATGACGGAGACCCTTCTGCCTCTGTCAGACTCCACTGATCAACAACTTCCATATCAACATCAGCTCATCAGAGAAAAGACTccactgcagttaaataacagcacatttacacgAGTAGTTGAAGCCTTTAGAGAACAAAAATTGCAGGAAAATGAAGAAAAGTTATGAGTGTTAAAAACTGATGTTTGTCTTGAAAAGATAACTCATACAGTAAGTGTGAACAGTTCCAAGAAACAGGTCAAATTGAACAGCTATGACCGGGGTTTGGCTGATCACTAGAGTACAGAAAAACTTTGATATGTGTGGGGGTTTACAATGTCAACAACACAGTTGATAAAAGGTTCACAGTTAAACATAATATTTGTCATGAAGACcgtatatgtgtttgtgttactgtgtttgaATAATGTATTTGAGTATGCTATAGTACTGTATGATATAACCTGTTGGAAAGCACTAGTATGTTTGACCTACTGTTTGCAGTGTTAAAGTCTGTATTCAGAACGGAGGCCATAAAGCATCCAGTCAGCCTTACATAGGGTCAGGAGAGCAAGTTTAAGATCTAGGTTAAATATTTGTTGCAGCTTTGGGTTTGTGTCCATATGTCACACTGAAAATTTAGTCATTTTAATATAATGTTTACATGTGCAGTTGGTCCCCATCTGTGCTTCAGCCCATTAAGGAGTTTCTTGCTGGAATGAGTAGGGACTGGACATTTAGCCCAGTTCACtctttttctgtaattttccAAAAGAGTTCTCTCGGAAAATTACAGAGAAAGACTAAAAGATCCTTAAGGGAAAGACTTGTGCGTGGGTGCGTACGGGCAGGGCCGGCCCTGACGGTGTTGGAGCTCGAGGTAAGACAGGTGTGCGACTAGCTGGGCTGTCTGCACCACCGCTTCGTCCCGGGACggcgccagcagcagcaggtcgtccAGATAAAACAGGACCCTGATGCCGGTCTGCCGCAGCAGCTTCAGGGCCGTCTCGACACACTTGGAACCAGTGTATTTTTGCACGGCATCCGTCAAGCAGCACtaagcagatgaaccgggcaggaagtcagacataaAACAGCGAGAATCCGgtaaattttcaaaatataatatacCCTGTACAGACTCACGAtcgtatatataaaaaataaacacagttaaaacagacaaaaaagaaacaatttaagtagatagcctaattaatcatagtagaagtgcataaagcaagcactaatcaacaaaatctaaacatgtcagcaaaatcacacaggcaaaacgctcttattctgaaattctCCTTGTGGGATGGGGGAACTAATGCGGGCCACAGTGAAAAAGGAAGCAGAATCACAAAACTCTGCTGCTGAGATGCTGAGGGGCCTCCAGTGCAAGTTGAAGACGGTCAGAGGACGGAACTCAACTGCGGTTCACACGCTGCCTGTGTGCGGTGATAGGCTACGTAGCCTAAGTCCGCCCCtcagacttcccatgatgcatagcggtgaagggagttttgtttgctaataagtttgccatttgtttgaaatacaaatgttacttcatgatttctgtgtttttaaaacgtgtctgaatataatgttttttgtaggtcattgttattgttgtggtggtttaccacTGACGCCATGAGTGAAGGGAtctttcatttgataagagGGGTTGAAGCTTCCTAACAGCAAGCAGAGTGgtgttgtatttgttgaaaataaataaagtgtgtgGTGGCTAAAGTTGGGCACTTGATATTGTTTGTGATTATCAACAGTAGGACAAACCAGCCTGCAGTCCAACCGGTATATGGCCCCGTTCTCCCGATTGGCCCGTCTGCACCTGTACtcaaatatgtttgtttgtgaaagTAATAGTGGTAAAACATTTGTGGCTAttaaagcagaaataaacagtCTGTTACGAGAGGCTACAGCTCCACTTAATGAAATCTAAGGTGAAGTGAACTGCATCAGGTAATTCAGCTCATCATAGACAGCTActtaagcaatagctcacttcaGGCCGAGGTACTGTGATATAATGAACATTATACCTACCACAAAGGGCGGAATTgggtctctccttgagcaatagtcttttgaacaggctattgaaacttaaactCTTATATATGCTCATTATATCACTG
Encoded here:
- the LOC123978362 gene encoding uncharacterized protein LOC123978362; amino-acid sequence: MTERKDADKETLWCSVLKYRQFCSHTVKWLYEGKDVDKDNKDMKTWQADCYAAVSFLDSHFSYKSKSNLKCEVTDGDSGKVQLFTFSPQSSGEKTGDAQTTTTTTTTENTKSVTATTTTNETSIKLQGLLVKVFLGVAALLITVVIVVALIRWKKTKGKKPQMDENTGRSLNPAVSPESSQDTADPEDGVSYASISYTRKTNSKGRVLGKDGDDEDDAVTYSSVKASFSADPSDLYATVNKPNK